The genomic region GTGTCTCCAGTTTTTGCCCACTAGGTGGCTTGGAAGTTAAACCAGTCTGGCCTGGGCTGGTGACTCTGGAGAGCGCTAGCTAGCATCAGGGGATAGTCTGGGAAGCTTACCTGTGGCCAAGCCATTGGGCTGGAAAGGGTTGGTGGAAGGCAGCTGGGCGTGAGCAGCAGGTGTGGTGAAAGGGTTGAAGGCTGCTCAGGGTGGAATGGGGTAGAGGTGGGAGGAAGAGCtggttaatttttctcatttggttAACATCATAACTGAGCATTCCTCTAAATCCCAGTGTGcaactctccccaccccctccctctagAGTCCTCAATTTCCTCTTGACCTTAGATCCCCTCCTGAGGTTCCTACACGAAAGACTCACCTCCAAAAGCTAGCCCTGGGCTGCCACCTCCGCCAGTGGTGGCCGACTGGAGCGTGGGGACCTGGCCAGCCATCCCGAAGATGCTGTGACACAGGGAGAGAAGTCAGCACGCACATCACCCAGCACCGAGGAGGTGGGCTGGGCAAGGGACCAGGAGGTGCAGACCCCATCCTGCCAGACAGGAGGAGCTGAGCAGGCTGGGATAACCAAGGCCAGGATTTCTTGGCTGGCTTTCCTGCCCGAGGGCGAGCTCCCCGACATGTGGACCTACCTGCTGGGGATGCCTCCAGCTGAtgccccaggccccaggaggCTGCCCATATCTGCGAGGCTGTTGGGCTGACTAGCAGGTGCGAGAGGAGAGGCACCAAATGGAGTCCCCTGGCTGCTCCCTGGGCAGGAACAGGAGTAAAACAGGGCGTGCTGGTgtgagacaggagggaagggccaagaggagggatggaggtggggtgcagtggacggggaggggagggatggcaTGAATGGCACCAACAGGGTCCTCTTAGCCAGCCCGTTCTTCCCCTGATTGCCCAGTTCTGGAGGGCTTGTCTCCCACTGAGGATTCTAGGCAACGTGATACCCAGCCCTTCTTAGTCTCCCAAATGCTGGAAACTGCCACCTCTGGAAGACAAGCAGTTCTTCTTCGTCCAGGTCACTGTCCCTCCTGCTCTACTTTGGCTTACACTTCCCATTTTTTCCTTAAGAGATGGAAAAGTTTCGTCTTTTCCCTAAAGCAGCATTTCCATTTATGGATAAATCATATGTaggggcaggtgggggtgggggaagcactGTGAAGAGCACAAAAGGTTCAGGGTCACTTGGGAGACTCAGGAAACATACAGATGGCATTGGAGGTGCTGAGCATTGGTTTCCAGCCTCGCCAGAATCCTCCCACACCCAGCCAGCCACCTCCTCCCCTCTGGGAAGACCTCCCTGATGCCACGACCTCAGATCACAGCTGGGATGCACTGCCCATGGGCCAGTGAACTATGCCTTCCACGGGCGTTCCTGACCCCAATATTTGATTCTGGCTTTTCTCTCCTAGAGCCTTGTCCTTTTGCTTCCCAGCACCTGACATGTTTGTAGTGATATATTTTACTTCTGTATCAACTGGATCCCCACTAGACCAATTCCACTGCCAGGAAATTTCCTTTCAGATATAACTTAACCAATGCCTCCCCCCCCAAAATTATTAACTGCAGTGCTGTTTAATAGCAAAATACTGGATCATCCTAAATATTCACTAACAGGAGATTAAGTAGATAAATCATGGTATAGACATAAATTGGACAGTGGtgcagctataaaaaagaatgaggaagctCTTAAcgtactgattttaaaaaaatataacagtgctcgcttcggcagcacatatactaaaaaaaaaaaaagaaatctaacagTACTGTTTAGCTAGAAAAATCAAAGTGCAGAACAGTATGTATATTATGTCATAAAATGTGTAGTAAAAAACGGAAGAAAACAGGACAATAAAAATGAGTAAGTGAAGGCGGCTCCCTCCTTTTCCCAGAAGCAGGGCTGTGGAGAGGAGATGAGACAAGAGACCAGCGTGGGTCAGGCTGCAGAAACACTCTGTGGGATGGGAGACTTGAAATGTATTTGTGGGGAAAAAGGAACGTGCCAGCAGAGATGGAGAAAGTGGAGGTGAAATTGATCGGAAAGTTCACGGGAGAAAACCTCGCAGAAGGCAGGAAGGGGGCGAGGGGTAACCTTCACAAGGGAAAATGCTTCCTCAGACacaagaggaaaaagagggaCAGGAGTGAGTTTCCTGGTGGCCGGAGATTAAGACTCTCGTCTCCCAATGCACTTGACGCAAATGCGATCCCCAGACTACAGCACAAGGCCCGCAGGCACCACAACAACGTGAAAACGTCCACCACGTAAGCCAGCACGTGCCACAGGAGCGTGAAGACGTCTGTCACGtaagccccgcccctccccaggctgcaATGACGTGAAGACAAAAACGTGGAGACGTCAACAACGTGAGACGTCAACAACGTGAAGACGTCAACACGTGAGACATCAACATGTGAGGCCCACATGCAGTGTAAGTACAGAAAGCCTCGGCccaacgccccccccccccccaaaaaaaagagaaaggaaaagttaaCATTCAGGACTAGGAAGGAAACCGCAGGGCCAAGGGGGTTCTCAGATTCATGTGGTTGCGCTCTGGCCCCCTCAGACCTTAGCCCTGGTTTCTTGTCAGTGAAGTTTGGGGTTCTTCTGAGCGCCTCAGAACTGTACTGTGGCCCTCCCTGCGCTTCCTTTTCCAAAGCGTGAGGCTGCCGCGTTTGTCCAGACCCCCCTGGTAAGGACACCTTCCTGGTGCTGGGCACACCTGATGGGACGGCCTAACGTGGAGGAGCAGAGAATCCAGCGGGGAAGTCAGGTGCCCAGGCCTGGCTGCCTGCCGCGAGGATCCGGGCACAGGCTGCTTCCTGAGGGTCGGCACTCGGGGGACAGGGCTCGCCtcagccctctccctccccacccctggcttTCCCGAGGGACACGCGCTGGGCTGTAACGCACACTGGTCTTAAGTCCTCTCCCACCCGGAGGCCGTGAGGACAACAGAAAAACCAGCGGGGTGACGGTTGGATTGTCACTTCGCAGACTCCAGGCCCTTCCTTTGCCCGACGGACTCGAGGTACATGGACCTGCCGAGCGGACGCggctccctgccctccctggggCCCGACTCTTCAGCGCCACTCTGGGCCCTCGGGTTGGGGTGCCCCTCGCGATGAGGACCTGGCCGTCCGTCTTAGCGGGGAGAGCGGGAGCTGCGTGCCTCCCGGCGGCCGCTAGAGGGCAGAGCGGCCGGGGCTCGGGTGATACCTGCGCGCTTGCTGGTGGGCACCTTATCCACCGCCAGAGCCTCGCCCTGCGCGGCTGGGTGTGTAGACTTGCCTCCTCACAGTTTCAGAGGAAACCGCACTTTTAGaaacctccccttctcctccccctcagaaacacaaaaatataacCCGACACGTCAGGAGAGTCGCCCACGTCTCCCCCGAACCTTAGTGGCTCCTCGTGTCACCCTCACAGAAGCCCCTTCGTGACCGTGACCGTGGTGGTGAGAAGTTGCTTGGATCCGCCCCTGAGCAGCCATTTGATTTGGGCCAAGGCACTGGCCTGGTGAGCCAGCTTCCTTGACTGCAAACGGAGAGCTTTCTTCCCTCAAGGAGATGATAGCCAGCTGCTCTCCGGGCACCATCGGGGCTGGTGGGCTTGGGGTCGGGCGGAAGCTGTCTGCTTCTTGAGATGAGCAGACACTGAACCAAAAATCCATCCCAGGTTCAGCCTGCGATGGCTCCAAGGCTGACACCTttactctctccctctctctttttaaaagagcCCCTTTaataagctcttttttttttgtttttgttttttgccacaCCTAGAGGTACCCACGATCTTAGTTACctaatcagggatcgaacctatgctcCTGCAGTGGGAAGtgcggattcttaacctctggcccgctagggaagtcccctaagcTCTCTCTTTAAAGCAATCAGTTGTGCTAGGAATGCATTTCTGGACGACCCGTTTACAACAATCTTGTAATAGACTGTTTCCTTTGAGGTACCATGCCTGGAAATACTTTCCTCTTGCTAAATTGTATATTCTGGTACCAGTTTATATTCTTAACAATAGCATACCTATTTCCCCACACAGTACTGGCGATTATCAATCTTTAAAAACTGTGTGAATGTAGTTCTTATAATTGTATTTTCTCTGATTAGTTAGGTTGAGGACatattcatgtttttttctggGTATTATCTGCTTCTATCCCTTGACCATTCTATTCTTCCTTATTAATAGGAATTTTTAAAGGCACATTATGGTTATTGGCTTTTTGTCTGTTTCCATGTTGTAAATATGTATCTTCTCCCTATCTGCTTCATGCCTTTAAGGACACAAAACAttgttttgtgactttttttagGACATCTTTGTTTAGGTCATCTTTTACCATATAAAATACTCTGACTTATGCAATTTCTCCTTGTTAGAATTTATGTAGATTTTGTTTCCCAGTGTATggtcaaattatatatatatattcttttactttttaaatatacattgtCAAATTATAAAAGGGTTATatgtttgaaaataatatatctttatttttgttataaagttCTACTTGTATTTCTTAGGTCAAACTTGTTAAAGTGTTACTCAGATGGtcagcttccttccttctttgtccATCTATTCTATCAGTTAATTTTATGAGAGAATCTATTATAATCTCTGTTAGTTTATCAGATTTTCATTCTAGTAGTTTTTGCTTTATGGATTTTTAGGCTACCTCATCAGTTACTTTAAGTTCACGATGTGAGAATTTTGTTGTGAATTTTAACTCCTGTCAATATAAAATGTCTTCTCTTGTTCCattcaaaaaatttaattcaaaacaaaaaatcaaccAGTTCATGGTGAGAGGTGGTGAGGGCTGTGGGCAGAGCAGAGTCAGAAATATGTGCTGTGGGCTGGACTGTGTCTCTCTGTGGACCGAATGACTAGGGAAACTGCTTAGCTGCCTCCCCTGTAAAAAGGGTAAATTTGAGGGGCTCCTCCCAGACCTCAAAGCTTGAGGGTCAGAGGGTCTGAGACAGTCTCCTGCCTTGGGTCGGCTGTGGGGTCGGAGGAGTAACTTACCAAAGCTGTGACTTCCAGTTAGCATCCGACTGGCTGGCAgcgagggtggggaagggaaagggcaggtaggtggggaggagagagagagagtcagtcACTGGCTGTCCCTGGATGTCTGTCCTCACAGTGCTCCCGACTGCCTCAGGATGGCCAAAGGGAGAGGGCCGCCCAAGAGCTCCAGAGACGGTCGTCTGGGAGCGACGGAGTGCTTGAAGGGCCTTTAGACTCTCCTTCATTCGCACAAGAGCAACACCATAGAGTTGACAGGCTTCTGCTCTAAGAGGGATGGGTGAGGTCTCCTGGAGGCTACCTTGGACACTGCTCCAGCCCTTGCTCTGGGGGCCCTCCAGGGGAAAGGTCATGTCCAAGTTTTCTAGTCTCAGTCTCCCTTACTTCCCAGTTAGCAACCTCCTACTGCACAGCCCACACAACTCCTGCTGTGGTTTTAGCCATTTTccttacatgaaaaagaaaaaaaagaacaatagagCCCCTTCTTCCTGACAAGAACCTCATCAGATTGCTCTCATCCTTTCCTGGAGCTTCCTCTCTTTGTGTGGTTCTCTGGGCTGGTGTGGATGTGAATGAAGGATGATGTATGGATGTGGACAGTGGAATGCAGTtgccagaaagaaaggaagctgGAGGGGCAGCACTTACCTGGGGGCGCCGGCTGGGCCTGGAACGGGGCTTGACCAGCTGGAGGAATGCTTCCAAATGCAGAAGAGCCGGGACCACTACCGAAGGCATCAAAGTTGGCAAAACTCCCATGGGAAGGCGTTTGGCCTGTAGGTGGAGAGAATATGAAGgttatgtttatataaaatacatgtaatCTGTATCATACAGCGGCCAAGAGCCACTCCATGAGACATCTGCCTCCCCACAGGGCCCGCTTCAGAGGGAGTTGGCAGGAGCCTGGGGCAGACAGCCAGACCCATGCAGAGGGAAAGGTGCTCTCAGAGTCTCCAAGTTTACTCCCCGCTTTTTACCCTTACTCCATGAGGTATTAACATTTTTGTCAGGGTCTAGTTTGGGTGGAATAGtgtgaaaaaaattttgttaCGGGGAAGggctttaagaaagaaaaagggaaactaGATAACCACTTTGTTCCACCCTCTATTGGCTACTGCTGGCCTTCGGGAAAGAGGGCAGGGGAAATGGAACCTGTCACAATTCCCTTGCTCCATTTTACTGGGGAGAAAGTAAGAAAAAGGCTCTTCCCAGTGATCTAAAAGGAAGGGCTAGAAGCCCCCTGCTGTCATGCTTTTGGTCAGACTCCCTAATGGAATTGTGGCCGTACTCATCTGACCCTCACCCTCCAGGCTGTGATGCTTCAGAATCACGATCGTGTTCACTTCTGTGCAGAGCTGGAGCTAAGTGAAATTCCGTGTTTGATGGGGACAAAAGTTCTCGTCCCAAGTCCCACTTACCCCCAAAGGCTGGGAATGCAGCAAAAgctggtgccacctggggagcagcAAAGGGGTCTCCGCCGATGTCAGCCAGCAGATCAGTACTGGCTTTCTTGACCGAGGAAGGGGGGGGAGGTTGAGAGCTCCGGGGCTGGGACGTCCGAGGCTGACCGACAGGCTTGGAGGAGAAGGCAGTACATACAGCACTTGGAATGCCAGTCATGACCCAGGCCCCTGCATGGCTCCCCTGGCCGCCCCCAGACAGGCGAGTGGCGAGAAACTGCCCTCAACCGAGAGGGTCCTGGGAAGAAGCGTTGCCTCAGCCCTTCTCATACCTAGTTCCTCTGTCGTCCCAGGACAGCCACTCCCAGAACCACACACTTTAGAGCATGTGCGTCAAGGTGACCCTGATACACAGGGACGGCGCCCAGCAGCACCCCCTGGAGCTGTTACCTCCTTGTTTTTCACAGGTGCTTGAAGCAGTGTCCTGGCCCCTGTTTTTCTTTGGAGGAGTGGTCAGGTTTGAAGTTGATACTCTGACTTCCCTAAATACCACTTCCTGTTGGGTTCTttcttccaaaatacacaagTCCAAGGTGAGAAATGCAAGACCTAGGTCACAGCAGGGCTGAGAACCCATTTACACCTCCTGGATGATCATCTGCTAAGTccaggggatttgatttaggaaaCTGACACCCCTGTCTCCCAAATCCCATAATAATGTCAAGGGCAGATCTGACAGTTACCTGGCTGCTGGAGGCAGCAGCTGAGAGAGACGGCACAGGATCCCCCAAAAGTGTCCGGGGGGGCTTGCCTTCTGGGATGGAGCCCTGGACGGGGGTGGAGGTGCTGCCTTTGGTGTAAGTGGGCCCCTTGACTTGGTCTGGGGGGACATACCTTGGAAAAAGAATAGTTAGGCAGACAGGAGGGGTGAAACCTTGAAACTTTGGACCTTGCTCAGCTTAACTGCTTGAGAACACAGGTTTCAGCAAAGTCCTTTCTTATTTTCCCTAccgagtctttttttttctttcaattctctCTTTTGAACTAAAGGAAGCAGAGACGTAGGAAGAGTTCCACCTAACTTGAGTTTCTCCTTTACTCCCAGATGATCATTTTTTCCTGCAGGGATGTTGTTCAGTTTGCTTTGGCTTGTGCCAGTCTTCCCCAcacctctccctcctctttctgaCACGTGAACCATCTGGGTTTCAGATAATAGCAACTTGCAATCGGGCTGACCAACAGGTGATCCTATTTTCCAGCTTCCTACTCAAGGGCCCCCTTTTACTTCCTGGGCGTGTCTTCAGGTTCCTCTTTCTCTGCCACTTCCATCTTCTAAGCACTCAGGATTTACCCTGCTGGTTCCTGGACTTCTGATAAAATTCCCTTCCACTCCAATGGATGTGGTCTCTACTTGGGATGTATCTTTTTTATCCCAAGGACACTCCCAGGAGGAACTACAAAATGCTGTTGTACCCTCACCCATCTCCTCGCTCTCTGCATTCTCTTCTTCACCCTACAGTTATCCCCAGAGATAACTGGGGGATGCACACCCCCCAGAGATGGAACAAGAAGTGGCATGTGGGggaagaaaaggcaagagagaacaGAGATACTGCTTCCCCTAGTAAATCTCTAGTAAATATAGTAAATTCCTTCCCCTAGTAAATTTCCTCTAGTAAATCTAGAGGCCATGTGCTCTTAGCCACCTCTCTCTGTGAGATCATCTGACCTCTAAAAACTAGTCCACACTTCATAGTTGGGGAGCCTAGCTCTCCCCTCCACACAGTTTTCTGTCTCCCCAAAGGAGGGGGATATCAAATCTGCAGGGTCAGTGACCAAGAGCAAATTGTCCTTTCTTATGCCTTATTATTTAGAAGTCAGAATTCAGCCCTAACTGAATCTGAGTGGAACAGACTCAACCCTCGTCTAGCCTTTGAAAGAAGCCCCACTTCAGCTCTGGAAAGTGGACCATAAGATGAAGTGTCTTGGACACGTGTCTCCAGAGtaatctctttcctcctccttaccatctcttcttttcatatttttcctggaGAAATTCCTTCACCTTCTGAGGATCCCTGGAATCTGGTATTAAAGATGTCCGAGCATCAAAAAGACCCAGCCAGATCTTCCTGCAAACCTAAAGGGATGAAGTCAAGTGACAGAGAAGTTGGGGCAGAAAGTATGAGATGGGAATCATACCATTTCGAACTCAtcaatcaataaacatttattgagcatggaTGCAACATGAGGATCTGGGTACAACTACAAAACAAACATGATCTCTGTCCTCACAGAGTTGATAATCTAATGGGGAAATGGTGTCTTAGATAAATACAGATACATTTATAATGACACACTGGGACACGTCTTGTGAGAGAAAGTACGGGGTCATGAGAATTAAGGGAAACTAAATttggatgggggtggggtcagGAGCAATTTTCAGAGCTGTGGCTTCCAGAACACCCTCTACAGGCTCTTGTTTGCACTTTCCAAGTGACCCCTCAAAGGAGTACTGCTGGCACCAAGGTTGGAATCTTCCCACCAGCAGATTTAGCTGGAGAAGGGGTTTAACTTACTCTCAAGTAAAGACATGGGCTTAAACCCAGTTGCTTACGTCAGCACAGCTAGCTCCAGGAGCTCCTGCTCAGAGGGGCCGCTCGGTCAACTCTGAACACTCATCACTGTGGAGCATCTCTCCCTCAAGGGTCACCCCAGCAGAGACTGCTCCTTCCCCTGATTCTTCCAACAATGGGCCCAGACAAACCCCAATTTGTATAACTAAGATTCCATAAATGTACACAGGTACATAAGGTAAGATACCTTACATactaaaaaataagagaaactcGAACAGAAAACTGTAGGGGCTTTCCTGTGATCTGAGGCAAAACTCCGCTGACAGGGCAAGTACAGCCTGGAATCATTCTGGCAGTGGTGGCTCACCTCGTTTCCACGGGATTGCAGGAACAGTACTTCAGGCTCAGTGAAAGTTGTCATGGAGATGGACTTGACTCGGTGAGGGGGGTTCAGGCCTCTCCTGTGAGagagaattagaacaaaagaGAAGTAGAATGCTGTTAGCACTGCAGATCTTCTTAcgggaggaaagggagggagaaaggataaAGTCACATGTAAATGAAACTCTCTGACTGAAGCTACTTCTTAAttcaaggaaagaagggagacCAGAATGTTTTGGAGGCCTCTCCTGAGAGACAGGGAACCCTAGTCATTCCCAAGAAGGTAGAGGCTGTCCATCCAGAGCCGCCTCTTCTTGGCTCAGACCCCGGCAGCTGAATGTTCAGGCTGAGGGGTACTTCAGGGAACTCAGGTGTGTGACCATTTCCTATTTCCTGCTTCATCATTGTTTGAGGCCTACAGCACATGCTCAGGGTCCCAGAATCCATGGAGACACAAATCTTTCAAGCAGGAGGGAAGGCAAAAATGAAGGCCCCTGACTATTCCTGATAATACCAACACAGATAAAATTTGGAGACAAAAAGAGTCCCTAGGCTGGCTGCTGCTCCTCTACACAAGGAGGCCGCGTGGTGGAGGCATGGAGGGGGTCCCTTTTTTAGGAAGTGATTTCTGGGAAGAGAAATACTCCAGACTTTCCTCTCACTTCTAGATCTTTAAACGAAGCAAGAGTAAGGTTCAGCCATAAGCTACGAGACGGGCAGGAGTCAGGAACATATACTCTGTAAGGATTCTTTTGTGCCAGCCCTGTGTTTTCATTCTGTTAACTCCCTGGGAGTCCAGCTCTGCCCACAGATGCCCCGTGGAGACTACAGCCAAGCCGGCTTCCTTCCTCCCACTCAGCTCCCCTCCAGAGTGTTCTAACGGGAGCCTGGGGCTAAGCCAGGCATGGTTTCAGAGGTTCCCGTCTCCTTACCTTCAGTTTTGCTCTAATCTAAATCTACCACCCTCGACAGATCAAAACACTAGTAGCtgaaccaaaacaaataaactgGACCTTGGGGCCAGGAGTGAAAGACCACGGGTGCA from Odocoileus virginianus isolate 20LAN1187 ecotype Illinois chromosome 33, Ovbor_1.2, whole genome shotgun sequence harbors:
- the AGFG2 gene encoding arf-GAP domain and FG repeat-containing protein 2 isoform X2, which gives rise to MVMAAKKGPGPGGGVKAEAEAASEVWCRRVRELGGCSQAGNRHCFECAQRGVTYVDITVGSFVCTTCSGLLRGLNPPHRVKSISMTTFTEPEVLFLQSRGNEVCRKIWLGLFDARTSLIPDSRDPQKVKEFLQEKYEKKRWYVPPDQVKGPTYTKGSTSTPVQGSIPEGKPPRTLLGDPVPSLSAAASSSQPVGQPRTSQPRSSQPPPPSSVKKASTDLLADIGGDPFAAPQVAPAFAAFPAFGGQTPSHGSFANFDAFGSGPGSSAFGSIPPAGQAPFQAQPAPPGSSQGTPFGASPLAPASQPNSLADMGSLLGPGASAGGIPSSIFGMAGQVPTLQSATTGGGGSPGLAFGAFNPFTTPAAHAQLPSTNPFQPNGLATGPGFGMSGAGPGFPQTVPPTGAFASPFPPPLFPAQTSMTQQQNGYSFGDLGSAKLGQGPLSQPAGISTNPFVTGSSSSPFAAKPPTTTNPFL
- the AGFG2 gene encoding arf-GAP domain and FG repeat-containing protein 2 isoform X1, producing the protein MVMAAKKGPGPGGGVKAEAEAASEVWCRRVRELGGCSQAGNRHCFECAQRGVTYVDITVGSFVCTTCSGLLRGLNPPHRVKSISMTTFTEPEVLFLQSRGNEVCRKIWLGLFDARTSLIPDSRDPQKVKEFLQEKYEKKRWYVPPDQVKGPTYTKGSTSTPVQGSIPEGKPPRTLLGDPVPSLSAAASSSQPVGQPRTSQPRSSQPPPPSSVKKASTDLLADIGGDPFAAPQVAPAFAAFPAFGGQTPSHGSFANFDAFGSGPGSSAFGSIPPAGQAPFQAQPAPPASRMLTGSHSFGSSQGTPFGASPLAPASQPNSLADMGSLLGPGASAGGIPSSIFGMAGQVPTLQSATTGGGGSPGLAFGAFNPFTTPAAHAQLPSTNPFQPNGLATGPGFGMSGAGPGFPQTVPPTGAFASPFPPPLFPAQTSMTQQQNGYSFGDLGSAKLGQGPLSQPAGISTNPFVTGSSSSPFAAKPPTTTNPFL
- the AGFG2 gene encoding arf-GAP domain and FG repeat-containing protein 2 isoform X3, producing the protein MTTFTEPEVLFLQSRGNEVCRKIWLGLFDARTSLIPDSRDPQKVKEFLQEKYEKKRWYVPPDQVKGPTYTKGSTSTPVQGSIPEGKPPRTLLGDPVPSLSAAASSSQPVGQPRTSQPRSSQPPPPSSVKKASTDLLADIGGDPFAAPQVAPAFAAFPAFGGQTPSHGSFANFDAFGSGPGSSAFGSIPPAGQAPFQAQPAPPASRMLTGSHSFGSSQGTPFGASPLAPASQPNSLADMGSLLGPGASAGGIPSSIFGMAGQVPTLQSATTGGGGSPGLAFGAFNPFTTPAAHAQLPSTNPFQPNGLATGPGFGMSGAGPGFPQTVPPTGAFASPFPPPLFPAQTSMTQQQNGYSFGDLGSAKLGQGPLSQPAGISTNPFVTGSSSSPFAAKPPTTTNPFL